The proteins below come from a single Mesobacillus jeotgali genomic window:
- the brnQ gene encoding branched-chain amino acid transport system II carrier protein: MGSLRGKETLTIGLMLFALFFGAGNLIFPPFLGQEAGANFWPAMLGFVVTGVGLPLLTVVVISMAKDGIKEIGSKVHPAFAIVFSAAVYLSIGPFFGIPRSANVAFEMSVKPFLGESGVNSPVLWLFTLVFFALVYWVTLNPSKMVERIGSILTPVLLAAIVLLVIGSFFKLEGSFGQVSEKYTSAPFATGFLEGYLTMDTIAALAFGIIVVGAIQQKKALERKQVVRETLKAGVIAGIGLAFVYVTVGLLGAKMASVGEYENGGAILTESAKLMFGAPGMLLLGLIVTLACFTTAVGLVAATSQFFAKMMPKVSYKTFTLVVTVISLLIANLGLNQIISISVPVLIVLYPITIVLVILSFLDRFFKGARGVYVGAVFATTLVSVVDGLKTFGVESEALGSLLKSLPLYAEGLGWLLPALVGALAGWAFDRLVPSKELKTASE; encoded by the coding sequence ATGGGAAGCTTAAGGGGTAAAGAAACACTCACAATCGGTCTGATGTTATTTGCATTATTTTTTGGAGCAGGGAACCTGATTTTCCCGCCGTTCCTGGGGCAGGAAGCAGGAGCGAATTTTTGGCCAGCCATGCTTGGTTTTGTTGTAACCGGAGTTGGACTGCCATTATTGACTGTTGTTGTCATCTCGATGGCTAAGGATGGTATAAAAGAAATCGGCTCTAAGGTACACCCAGCTTTTGCAATCGTTTTCAGTGCTGCAGTGTATTTGTCAATCGGGCCTTTCTTCGGCATTCCAAGGAGCGCCAATGTCGCTTTTGAAATGTCCGTTAAGCCGTTCCTTGGGGAATCCGGAGTGAATTCTCCAGTACTTTGGCTGTTTACACTAGTCTTTTTCGCACTCGTTTACTGGGTTACGTTAAACCCTTCAAAAATGGTCGAACGGATTGGAAGCATCCTGACGCCTGTTTTGCTTGCAGCGATCGTCCTGCTCGTGATTGGCAGCTTTTTTAAGCTGGAAGGTTCGTTTGGACAGGTATCTGAAAAATACACATCAGCTCCATTTGCTACGGGATTCCTGGAAGGGTACCTGACGATGGATACCATTGCTGCGTTGGCCTTCGGTATCATTGTGGTTGGAGCTATCCAGCAGAAAAAAGCGCTGGAACGCAAACAGGTTGTACGGGAAACATTGAAGGCTGGTGTCATCGCTGGCATCGGATTAGCTTTTGTATATGTTACAGTCGGCCTTCTAGGTGCAAAAATGGCCTCAGTTGGTGAATACGAAAATGGCGGTGCGATTTTAACAGAATCGGCAAAGCTGATGTTCGGGGCGCCGGGCATGCTGCTGCTCGGATTGATCGTAACACTTGCCTGCTTCACAACGGCAGTTGGCCTTGTGGCCGCGACAAGCCAATTTTTCGCCAAAATGATGCCAAAGGTTTCATATAAGACTTTCACACTCGTTGTGACAGTGATCAGCTTATTGATCGCGAATCTTGGCCTCAACCAGATCATTTCGATTTCGGTACCAGTGTTGATCGTCCTTTATCCGATCACGATCGTCCTTGTCATCCTCTCCTTCCTTGACCGTTTCTTCAAGGGAGCACGCGGAGTCTATGTGGGAGCGGTATTTGCAACAACACTTGTGAGTGTAGTTGACGGTTTGAAGACATTCGGTGTTGAGTCAGAGGCACTCGGATCACTACTAAAATCATTGCCGCTATATGCGGAGGGACTGGGCTGGCTGCTGCCTGCACTTGTTGGTGCACTTGCTGGCTGGGCCTTTGACAGGCTGGTTCCATCTAAAGAGTTAAAGACGGCTTCAGAATAA
- a CDS encoding DsbA family protein — MTLNIKIYSDYVUPFCFLAEFPLMEAIKGKDVRLEWMPFELRPYPNKTLKPEEHYLQSTWKQSVYPMAERMGIDIVLPDVSPQPYTHLAFEGYQYAKEIGKGNEYNDHMLRAFFQRELDIGDIEVLTMLAEEIGLDEMEYREALETRKYKEAHLQALHHAYNEVDITAVPTFIIGDRVVPGMRSKEALEQIIKSEMGDSGDGLSCGVDGC, encoded by the coding sequence ATGACACTAAATATCAAAATCTACTCTGATTACGTTTGACCATTCTGCTTTTTGGCGGAGTTTCCGCTAATGGAAGCGATAAAAGGGAAGGATGTCCGACTTGAATGGATGCCTTTTGAATTGAGGCCCTATCCGAACAAAACACTCAAGCCTGAAGAACACTATCTGCAAAGCACCTGGAAGCAATCCGTCTACCCAATGGCTGAGCGGATGGGAATCGACATAGTCCTTCCGGATGTGTCTCCCCAGCCATATACTCATCTGGCATTCGAAGGCTATCAGTATGCGAAGGAGATAGGAAAAGGAAATGAGTATAACGACCATATGCTCCGGGCTTTTTTCCAGAGGGAGCTGGATATTGGGGATATCGAGGTGTTGACGATGCTTGCCGAAGAGATCGGCCTGGATGAAATGGAGTATCGTGAAGCACTGGAAACTAGGAAATATAAAGAAGCACATCTACAGGCTCTTCACCATGCCTATAACGAGGTTGATATAACCGCTGTCCCTACCTTTATCATTGGTGACAGGGTCGTTCCGGGAATGAGATCGAAAGAAGCGCTGGAACAAATTATTAAATCAGAAATGGGAGATTCAGGTGATGGTTTATCATGCGGAGTGGATGGATGTTAA
- a CDS encoding GNAT family N-acetyltransferase, translating into MTKNLFRGQTLKLTAKREGDTEIIASWDEDPEYLRNVDTDIAIPRPVEHFEGEGDPGSNSFYFRLRTIEDDRLIGFIVIHSIEWNNRAGMLAMGIGNANDRGKGYGSEALQLILRYAFHELNLNRVGLDVIEYNERGIRAYQNAGFQIEGRVRQGVHRDGKIYDRINMGILRSEWEAISI; encoded by the coding sequence ATGACAAAAAATCTTTTTCGCGGCCAAACGCTAAAGCTTACAGCAAAAAGGGAAGGGGATACAGAAATCATCGCTTCCTGGGATGAAGACCCTGAGTACCTGAGAAATGTGGACACCGATATTGCGATACCGCGCCCGGTTGAACATTTTGAAGGTGAGGGTGATCCTGGTTCGAACAGCTTTTACTTCCGCTTACGGACGATCGAGGATGACAGGCTGATTGGATTTATCGTCATCCACAGCATCGAATGGAATAACAGGGCAGGGATGCTCGCAATGGGCATCGGCAACGCCAATGACCGTGGTAAAGGATATGGTTCCGAAGCGCTGCAGCTCATTCTTCGCTATGCCTTTCATGAACTGAACCTGAACCGTGTCGGCCTGGATGTCATTGAATATAATGAGCGGGGAATCCGTGCCTACCAGAATGCCGGTTTTCAAATCGAAGGCAGGGTGAGACAAGGGGTCCATCGTGATGGCAAAATTTACGACCGAATCAATATGGGAATCCTAAGGTCGGAGTGGGAAGCTATCTCCATATAA
- a CDS encoding aldehyde ferredoxin oxidoreductase family protein, which yields MNFGGFKNKEVVVDLTNGSVDYRGINEEDVKKYVGGRGLGVKYVLDNGPEVEPLSEENILCIMTGPVTGSRSSMSGRLAVVTKSPLTGTVTDSHMGGWTAARLKWAGIDNVIFKGKSDKPVYLYIEDGKAEIRDASQLWGLSTRATVQSLKDAHGEENLSVMTIGQAGENGVRFAGFMNEHDRAAGRGGTGAVAGYKKLKAIVIKAAQKGNMPEPAQKDDYNQANKKAVKAILEGGLTAPNKGGLSVYGTNVLTNLINEVGALPTRNSQLTHWDEAEKHSGEWVNEHILVANNTCHACPVGCKIEVEVKEGKYKTRVESFEFESAWALGANSGLSDSEAIAYLIDICNEYGMDTIELGHAISVTMEAYEKGIVEEKLDWGDADGMIEIARKIAFREGFGGILAEGPARATAAWGVPELSMSVKGQSIPAYDPRGIQGIGLGYATSNRGACHLRGYTIASEIAGIPEPTDRTVAEGKAELLNVFQNLLSFSDSMNICKFSSFSENAEHYAEQYSTMTGIPMTADDVMLAGERIYNLERYYNNLAGFNKREDDFLPKRFTEEGASGNSEGLVSRMDIMLEDYYNVRGWKDGVVTEEKLRELGIIGEETAPATEEV from the coding sequence ATGAATTTCGGGGGATTTAAAAACAAAGAAGTAGTAGTTGACTTGACAAATGGCAGTGTCGATTACCGTGGCATCAATGAAGAAGATGTCAAAAAGTATGTCGGCGGCCGCGGTCTTGGGGTTAAGTATGTTCTCGACAACGGGCCTGAAGTAGAGCCTTTGTCAGAAGAAAACATCCTGTGCATCATGACGGGGCCTGTAACAGGTTCACGTTCATCAATGAGCGGACGTCTTGCAGTGGTAACGAAGTCTCCATTGACAGGAACAGTTACTGACTCGCACATGGGCGGATGGACAGCAGCTCGTTTGAAGTGGGCTGGCATCGACAACGTTATTTTCAAAGGCAAAAGTGACAAGCCTGTGTACCTTTATATCGAAGACGGTAAGGCAGAGATCCGCGACGCTTCTCAATTGTGGGGATTGAGCACGCGCGCGACTGTACAGTCTTTGAAGGATGCACATGGCGAAGAAAACCTAAGCGTTATGACAATTGGCCAGGCTGGTGAAAACGGCGTGCGTTTTGCCGGTTTCATGAACGAGCATGACCGTGCTGCAGGACGCGGCGGTACTGGTGCGGTTGCAGGCTACAAGAAGCTGAAAGCAATCGTCATCAAAGCTGCACAAAAAGGCAATATGCCTGAGCCGGCACAGAAAGATGATTACAATCAGGCGAATAAGAAAGCAGTTAAAGCCATTCTTGAAGGCGGCCTGACTGCTCCTAATAAGGGCGGCTTATCCGTATACGGAACAAACGTCCTTACTAACTTGATCAATGAAGTGGGAGCGCTTCCAACGCGCAACTCTCAATTGACACACTGGGATGAAGCTGAAAAGCACTCAGGCGAGTGGGTAAACGAGCATATTCTCGTTGCCAACAACACATGCCACGCTTGCCCGGTCGGATGTAAGATCGAGGTTGAAGTCAAGGAAGGCAAATATAAGACTCGCGTAGAAAGCTTTGAGTTCGAATCTGCATGGGCACTTGGTGCGAATAGCGGATTGAGCGACTCAGAAGCGATCGCATACTTAATCGACATCTGTAACGAATACGGTATGGATACAATCGAGCTTGGCCATGCTATCTCTGTCACAATGGAAGCCTACGAAAAAGGCATCGTTGAAGAGAAGCTTGACTGGGGCGACGCAGACGGCATGATCGAAATCGCTCGCAAAATCGCGTTCCGTGAAGGATTCGGCGGCATTCTTGCTGAAGGTCCTGCACGTGCAACTGCTGCATGGGGCGTTCCTGAATTGTCGATGTCAGTTAAAGGTCAGTCTATCCCGGCTTATGATCCACGCGGAATCCAGGGTATCGGCCTTGGCTATGCGACAAGTAACCGTGGTGCCTGCCACCTTCGCGGCTACACAATCGCATCTGAAATTGCCGGCATTCCTGAGCCAACAGACCGTACTGTTGCAGAAGGCAAGGCAGAGCTTCTGAATGTATTCCAGAACCTGCTTTCATTCTCAGACTCTATGAATATCTGTAAATTCTCTTCTTTCTCTGAAAACGCAGAGCATTATGCTGAGCAATACAGCACAATGACTGGCATTCCAATGACAGCTGATGATGTCATGCTTGCAGGGGAAAGAATTTACAACCTTGAGCGTTATTACAATAACCTCGCTGGCTTTAACAAGCGTGAGGATGACTTCCTGCCAAAACGTTTCACGGAAGAAGGCGCTTCTGGAAACAGTGAAGGACTCGTTTCTCGCATGGATATCATGCTTGAAGACTACTATAATGTCCGCGGCTGGAAAGATGGCGTTGTTACTGAAGAAAAACTTCGCGAACTTGGCATCATCGGCGAAGAAACAGCTCCAGCTACAGAAGAAGTTTAA
- a CDS encoding selenium metabolism-associated LysR family transcriptional regulator — MNLKKLEAFIMVVEKNSFSEAAAALKSSQPSVSLKIKSLEDELGFELLDRGAAGIRPTPAGVLVYTAAKDIAKRWRMLEGELGEFQGTLTGTLTIGASTIPGTYLLPGWVKRFRSLFPKVDVKIEIGDSKKILEKLQNHQIDAAIIGMKVESRLVKSNPVATDSLVLVTPEGHPLVQTDSADFSQLQQYDFVLREEGSGTRKMMEHYLAEKGLSFEDLTVAVSIGSTESVIAAVEAGLGISFISRLAAMPAQRAGRIKIVDMFEPYEREFYLVTHTDAENTPMIRQFSEIVNQKS, encoded by the coding sequence ATGAATTTGAAAAAACTAGAGGCATTCATAATGGTTGTCGAAAAGAATAGTTTTTCTGAAGCAGCGGCCGCGCTTAAGAGCTCGCAGCCATCTGTCAGTCTCAAAATCAAAAGCCTGGAAGATGAGCTGGGATTTGAACTGCTTGACAGAGGGGCGGCAGGAATCAGGCCGACTCCTGCAGGTGTGCTTGTGTATACAGCGGCAAAGGACATTGCCAAGCGGTGGAGGATGCTGGAGGGCGAACTCGGAGAATTCCAGGGAACCTTGACAGGCACTCTGACAATTGGGGCGAGTACCATACCAGGAACCTATTTGCTTCCCGGCTGGGTTAAAAGGTTCCGCAGCCTTTTTCCGAAGGTGGATGTCAAAATCGAAATCGGCGATTCGAAAAAAATACTTGAAAAACTGCAGAACCACCAGATTGATGCTGCGATCATCGGGATGAAGGTCGAATCCCGATTGGTAAAAAGCAACCCGGTTGCCACGGACTCGCTGGTTTTAGTTACGCCAGAAGGCCACCCATTAGTCCAAACGGATTCAGCAGATTTTTCACAACTTCAACAATATGATTTCGTCCTACGTGAAGAAGGATCGGGCACTCGCAAAATGATGGAGCATTACTTAGCAGAAAAAGGCCTGTCATTTGAAGATTTGACAGTTGCCGTATCCATCGGAAGCACAGAATCCGTAATCGCTGCGGTTGAAGCAGGACTTGGCATCAGTTTTATTTCAAGGCTGGCGGCAATGCCTGCACAAAGAGCTGGCCGTATTAAAATCGTTGACATGTTTGAACCATACGAACGGGAATTTTATCTTGTGACCCATACAGATGCTGAAAACACTCCGATGATCAGACAGTTCTCAGAAATAGTGAATCAAAAATCGTAA
- a CDS encoding ubiquitin-like small modifier protein 1, with protein MQVKVFANLREICGGVTVEVKPDGDRVMDVLDKMCEMFPVLHEEIFTEEKTLKPFVHVYINGRNIVHDQDLQTYVKESDQFALFPPVAGG; from the coding sequence ATGCAGGTTAAGGTATTTGCTAATCTCAGGGAGATTTGCGGAGGCGTGACAGTCGAAGTGAAGCCTGATGGAGACCGGGTTATGGACGTGCTTGATAAAATGTGCGAAATGTTCCCGGTTTTACACGAAGAGATTTTTACAGAAGAAAAGACGCTCAAGCCATTTGTGCATGTCTACATCAATGGCCGGAACATCGTCCATGACCAGGACCTTCAAACGTATGTAAAAGAAAGCGACCAGTTCGCGCTGTTTCCTCCGGTTGCCGGTGGCTGA